The DNA window TCCCGGGCACCACCTCTCCTCCGTCATCCCAGGGCTTGACCCTGGGATCCATGCGGCTGGCACTGCAGAAGAGCGATGATCTGAAGGGGAACAATTGAAGCCGCGCGCCTGGCTGTGGATCCCAGGGTCAAGCCCTGGGATGACGGAGTGTAGGTGGCGTTCTCGCCAAACGCGCCGATGACCGGCTCCCGGACGAATCCGGGCGGCACCAGGCCTGCCGCAGCGGTTCAGCTCGCCGGCGCCCGTTCCGGCGTCGTCAACCCGAGACGCAGAGCGAGCGGCACGGTGAGCGCATAGAACATCGCGTTGAACAGGCCGAAGCGGCGCGCGCGTTTCGCCTCCGGCGAGATGTCGGTGATCTTGGCGGTGGCTACCGAAACGTTGGCCCCCGATGACGCGTTTCGCCTGTCGTTCGGCGCATATGAGCTTGTCCTGCCCGTGCACTCGCTTCACCATGAAGGCAACTTCAGCTCCGGATAGAGACAGGCAGGCCATGACAGATATTGCGCAGATGCAGGAACAGCGGTTGAGCGCCCTTCGACAGACCGCGTCTGGCGCGCCGAGACTGCCGTCCAACCCGTTCTTCGGCGTCGGGCCGATCACCGATGCGACGACCGACGAGGTCGACAGCCGCCTGCGGCGCATCGCCTTCGACGCCTGGATCGAAAAGACCTATCGCAAGTTCGACGACAAGGGCAATGATATCGGCGGCTTCACCACGGCCGAGATTTCCCGCAGCATGCATCGCGGCTATCCGGCCGATAAGATCCTGACCGACATGATGCGGGCGATCCATCGCTATTTCGGTTTCCCGAAAGAGAACCGCATGGCGGTCGGGCTCGGCGGCGGCCATAGCGGCTTCACCGTCTGCATCCAGCACCTGATGAATGCCAACGACGCCGGCCAGCGCGTCTATGTCGATACGCCGCGGCCGGAGAGCGATCCGTCCAAGGCCGCCGGCTTCTTCCGCCAGTCATGGGCCACACAGCTGATCGAGATGCAGCGCTTCGCCGAAAAGGGCTGCGAGAGCCGCATCCATTTCGCCGCCTCCGAGGGCGTGATCCCGACGGCGGCCGAGCTTGCCGACCTCGGCGTTTCGATCTTCGTCGGCGTCGGCCACGAGACGACCGGGGCGAACGCCTATACCAGCCGCGAGATCCGCGAACTCTTGAGCTGGCTCGACGGCGATCCGGCCAACCGCCATGCGGTGTTCGACGCCACCTCGATGCTCGGCGCCATGCCGTGGGAGCCGGAACTGGTCAGCGCCGTTATGGCGAAATGCTGCCTGTTCATGCCGTTCCAGAAGGCGATCGGCGGCATTTCCGGCTATTTCGTCGCTTCCTTCACGCCGCATGCCCTGGCGCTGATCGAGAAGAACCAGCAGGATCCGGCCTGGGCGATCCCGCGGCAGCTGAAGATCGCCCCGCCGGTCGATCCGCGCCAGCCGTTTTCGGCCAAGCGCTCCGTCGATGCCGGCCCGTTCTACGATGCGGCTGAAGACCGCATGCTGGGCGGCGTCATCAATACCTACAGCGCGCTCGCCTTTGCCGAGACCACCTTCGGCCTGCTGAAGTCGGAGGCCCGGGTCGGCTCCGTCGTCGAGCTCAACCGCCGCTCCGCCGCCAATCGCGCCGTCATCGACGATTGGGTCAAGTCGCATCCGCTGCTGTCATTGACCGTCACCGATGCCGAACGGCGCGGTGCTGCGGTGACGCTGCTGAAGGTCTGGGATGCTGACATCACCGATGCCGCCATCCACGCCCGCATCATCGCCCGGTCCAAGCAGCTGCTCGGCTATGAGGGCATCACCCATCCGAACGGCGAATACGAGCCCGGCCTCGACGCGGCCCGCTATGTCAACGCCTTCCCGGGCACGCCGGGCGACTACCGCGCCTGGGTCGGCGGCATTCGCGAACCGGACGATGTCGTCGCCCTCCTGGAAAACCTGCAATATGCCTATCTCCGCGCCAAGATCGTCGTTCTCGAGGAGGAGCTGGAAAAGCACGGCGTCACCTTCGAGGCGCCTGTCAAAGCCGAAGGCGCCGTTCGCAAGGACGATCCGAACCGCGCCTATACGGTGCTGATCGCCGACCTGGTCGGCCTGCGCTTCGGCGCCGACGGCGAGCCTGATTACAGCGAGGTCAAGGCCTATATCGAGGAGAAGGGCGGCGTCTTCCATCTCGGTCCGCTCGGCGATCGCGCCGGCCTTGAAAAGGGCCGCATCCACTTCTTCTACCAGCCGAACCTCAGCACCGAGGCGGAGATCCTGCCGCAGACCGACAAGGGCCAGTACGACGCGCTGATCGCGGCGGCGACCTTCATCCCGAAGGCCTCAATCTTTCCGCTCGGCGGCGTGCGCATCGGCGCCGGCACCGGCAATATGGGCTCGGCCTCCTGGGGCGGCGGCAACGGCGAGGGCGGTACTGCGGCCCTTATGAACACGCCCGGCATCAACAGCCGGGCGACCGCCCAGATGGTGATGAAGGCGATCCTGAAGGTCGTTCCCGACCTGCCGGTCGATAGATTGCACCGGATGGTCGCCGGCGGCGATTTCGATACCGGCCGTCAGCTGAAGGATTTCCCGACAGCCAAGCTCGAGGGCCGCAAGCTCGCCGTGCTCGGCTACGGCAATATCGGCCGCGAGGTCGCCAAGCTCGCCAAGGCTTTCGGCATGAAGGTGGCGATCTATGCGCGTGAACATCACAAGCGCTGGATCGAGGCGGAAGGTTTCGACTATGCCGCCAGCCCGGTGGAAGCGGCAAACGGCGCCGATGTGCTCTCCGTCCATATCGGCCTCGGCCGTCTGGACGCATCGACCGGCCGCTATTCCAATGCCGGCACCGTCGATGCGAAGGTGCTCTCCGCCATGAAGGATGGCGCTGTGCTGGTCAATTACGACCGCGGCGAAGTCGTCGATCGCAATGCGCTCGACGCGGCACTGTCGTCGGGCAAGATCGCCCATGCGGCGATCGACGCCGATCTCTTCAAGGACGCCGCGACCGGCACGCTCAGCGGCCCGATGCTGCCCTATCTGCCGCTCGAACGGCGCCACAAGGGCAAGCTCGAGCTCCTGCCGCATGCCGCCGCCGACACCGATCACCCCTCGCGGGTGACGGGCGCCAAGCAGGCGGTCGACCAGATCTTCGACGTCATCCGCTTCAAGTCGGTCGTCAATCTCAAGGGCGACCTGCCGGAGGGTTACGTCTCCGCCGGCAGCCGCACGCCGGCCGGCATCGGCAAGGTGACGAAGCAGGCGGTCGCGGAGGCCGCCGGCAAGGCGGAACTGCTGGAGGAACTGCGCCAGGTCTCGGAAAGGATCGCGGCGATCACAGGCGCGCTTTCCGCCGTCTCCGATCCCGGCCACCGCGCGCGCATCGTCGAGCGTTACACCGGCCTCCTGGTCGAAAATGCCGACCGGCAGCGCGCGCTTCTCGACCAGCTCGGCCTCTACGGGCCGGCGCAGGGGTGAGTTGCAGCGGCGGTTCGGCCCCAACGGCCTCCTGTCGTTGCGGAATGAGGGATTGCGGCATAGACGATCTCGATTATGGGGACCGCTCAGCGCGTGGGCAGACGTGGGCGTCGCATTCCCGTGGAGCCCCGATTGGCAGGAGGCGAACACTTCGTCCCTCGCTCGCCGATGCGCAGATTCGTTCGAAAAGACGAGCGGGCATTGTAAACGGAATTTGTTTGGGGAAGCCCTAAAGCTCATCCGATCTCCCCCCTTGTGGGGAGATGCCCGGCAGGGCAGAGGGGGTATTTACCGGCGGTCTCAGGCGGCACCCTTGCCGCCTGTCTCCATAAGCCGGACGAGCCCGTTACTTCTGTTCGGGTGCCAGGAATTCGGCGCAATAGGACGGGCCGTTGACGCCAGGAATGTCGGCGACAGTGCGGATGTCGCGGATCGTGTAATCGGAATTCGTGGTGATTTCGGCCTGGCAACGCAGATAGGCGGTGCGGGCAGCGGCGATCTGCTTGCCGCGCTTGCCATCGGCGCCCTCGGCATATCTAGCCGGAATGCGCACGGTCTTGTAGCCGCCGCGCCAGGTATAGATGGTGCTCGAACCTTCCTCGCGATCGCTGATCGGCGGCCCGTAGGCGGCAAAGAAGATGCCGGCCGATTTGCCGACCCAGCGGGCCTCGATCGGATTGCCGGCGGAAGGAATGGTTGTGCATCCGGCAAGCGCAATGGCAAGCCCGGCCGCGGTGATGGTGCGGAGTTTCATCGTGTCGTCCCTGATCTCTAGCGCAATGGCTGCGAAGCCGCCGTCACGGCGGTTTCGCCTGTCCCGCCGAGCCCTTTAGCGCGGAACCCGGCAAAAGAAAATTGCCCCTTTTGCACTTCCGTTCGATTTGCCCGCGGTGTGTCTTTTTGCTGCAGCAGCCGCTTTCGCCCGCCGTCATCAACCCGTCAAAAATTCCCTCGGCTTTTTGAAATTTGGCGCTTGTGCAACCAGATAGGCTGTTCTATAGAAGCGCCGCTGGTCACGGAGTGTAGCGCAGTCTGGTAGCGCACCACGTTCGGGACGTGGGGGTCGAGTGTTCGAATCACTCCACTCCGACCAGCTAGAAACCCCGCTTTGGCGGGGTTTTTCGTTTCTCGCTGGTGTTGCTGCGCGTAAAGTCACAGACGCGGCTTAAGGAAACGCGTTTGGCAAGCTGTTGTCCAGAATATAGAAGTGCTCGCCGATCTTTCTGACGCCGACGACCTCGTCCGGACCCGGATCGAGATTGACGCATTCTTTCTTGTTTTCCAAACAGGATTTCTGAAGGCGCTGTTGCCAGGCAGCGGATTGCGCGCCTTTGGGCAAGGCGATCTCGTCACTCTCATCATAGACGAGCGTCGAGTATGTCTTAGCCCTGAACGTGTCGTCCCATACGAATGTGCGCAAGCGCGGCGCCTCGTCCGGCGGATCGCTTCGTTCGATCTCAGCCAAATACGCCTGCCTGGTCAGCGCAAATCGAACGCTGTCGGGCGTTATAGAGGCCGTGGCGAGGAGATAAAGGGCGAAGAGCAACAGCAGGGGCGCTGTCAGGAGAGACAGGACGCGTCGCCAGCGCCGCAGCGCCAGGTTGAAGCACATGGAGCCCGCAACGGCGATCAGCGTCGCGAGCCAAATGATAAGACCGATCGTTCCCCAGTCCCATCGAGGCGCAAGCCAGTAGAGCCAAACTTCCGCCAGAAGCGGCAACAGCCAGAGGGCATATGTCCACGTAAACCGGTCGCTACGTTTTTCTGGCTTTGGCACGTTTTGGCTGGCGGCAAGTTGATTCGCCCAGCGACGATAACATGTGAGATAGTCACCTCAACTGGAACGAGTCCGAACGCCGCTCGTTGAGTCGCGTGTTCCGCGTTGGGGGGTTGCATCATGAGCAGGCGACGAAGCTTCAAGCCGGTGAAGATCACCATCAATGGCAAGACCAGGACCGTCTATAACGTCGTCCAGGCCGGCAATACCTTGCTGAACGATTGGCCGGAGCAGACGCCGGCGGCCAAGGCTGCCGAGCTGCTTGTGCTCGATGTCTTCAACGATGTTGCCGAGCCCGAGCAGGTGCGGCGGGCATTCATTACCGCTGCCAAGGCGAGCGACATCAAGTTCAGTTCCTGACCGGCCTCACCGGCCGATGGGTTAATCACTCCCGCCGGAAAGCTGCGGGAAGATCCACAGGTACATCAAGCGGCTGGAAATGCCGCAAATTTTCCGTGACGACGGTGAGGTCATAGGCGCGTGCCGTCGCCGCGATGATGAGATCGCCAAGGCCGGGATGACAGCCTTTGCTTTCGGCCTCGTCCGCCAGGGCGCCGGCGATCCGCGCGACAAGGGCGTCCATCGGCAGGATACGATCCCCGAAA is part of the Rhizobium bangladeshense genome and encodes:
- a CDS encoding DUF982 domain-containing protein — protein: MSRRRSFKPVKITINGKTRTVYNVVQAGNTLLNDWPEQTPAAKAAELLVLDVFNDVAEPEQVRRAFITAAKASDIKFSS
- a CDS encoding NAD(P)-dependent oxidoreductase; protein product: MTDIAQMQEQRLSALRQTASGAPRLPSNPFFGVGPITDATTDEVDSRLRRIAFDAWIEKTYRKFDDKGNDIGGFTTAEISRSMHRGYPADKILTDMMRAIHRYFGFPKENRMAVGLGGGHSGFTVCIQHLMNANDAGQRVYVDTPRPESDPSKAAGFFRQSWATQLIEMQRFAEKGCESRIHFAASEGVIPTAAELADLGVSIFVGVGHETTGANAYTSREIRELLSWLDGDPANRHAVFDATSMLGAMPWEPELVSAVMAKCCLFMPFQKAIGGISGYFVASFTPHALALIEKNQQDPAWAIPRQLKIAPPVDPRQPFSAKRSVDAGPFYDAAEDRMLGGVINTYSALAFAETTFGLLKSEARVGSVVELNRRSAANRAVIDDWVKSHPLLSLTVTDAERRGAAVTLLKVWDADITDAAIHARIIARSKQLLGYEGITHPNGEYEPGLDAARYVNAFPGTPGDYRAWVGGIREPDDVVALLENLQYAYLRAKIVVLEEELEKHGVTFEAPVKAEGAVRKDDPNRAYTVLIADLVGLRFGADGEPDYSEVKAYIEEKGGVFHLGPLGDRAGLEKGRIHFFYQPNLSTEAEILPQTDKGQYDALIAAATFIPKASIFPLGGVRIGAGTGNMGSASWGGGNGEGGTAALMNTPGINSRATAQMVMKAILKVVPDLPVDRLHRMVAGGDFDTGRQLKDFPTAKLEGRKLAVLGYGNIGREVAKLAKAFGMKVAIYAREHHKRWIEAEGFDYAASPVEAANGADVLSVHIGLGRLDASTGRYSNAGTVDAKVLSAMKDGAVLVNYDRGEVVDRNALDAALSSGKIAHAAIDADLFKDAATGTLSGPMLPYLPLERRHKGKLELLPHAAADTDHPSRVTGAKQAVDQIFDVIRFKSVVNLKGDLPEGYVSAGSRTPAGIGKVTKQAVAEAAGKAELLEELRQVSERIAAITGALSAVSDPGHRARIVERYTGLLVENADRQRALLDQLGLYGPAQG